The following are encoded in a window of Methanococcus voltae genomic DNA:
- a CDS encoding DEAD/DEAH box helicase gives MIVANALKTNTLCVLGTGLGKTAIATLTIAGILHKKGGKALIIAPSRPLVEQHFESLKKFLNVPEDEILILNGKVQPLKRQELWENGRIFISTPQVVENDIIATRLNPNDFSILVADEAHHSTGNHSYTFVGNVFREKTHVLGLTASPGSNIERILEVCENLGIEHVEIRTEDDLDVKQYIAKAKLKPKRVDLPDEYTEALKLLKKSLNERLKVLKENNVIYTINVNKTDLLILNKKIMMMDDKNKFQLLKINSEAIKIDYLIETLETQGKDAFLNYYDKLASQNTKSAKEIYRDKDIKKIVNSINETDIEHPKLDTLLDVVSEAVAQKEKVIVFAQYRDTVSKIVESLKEQDIEALMFVGQSNKDGKGMSQKEQSKAIAKFKSDIDVLVSTSVSEEGMDISAVNYVVFYEPVPSEIRFIQRRGRVMRGEGGEVIILIAKGTRDEGYYRAAIAKEKSMKNILKDMQKTLNEKLCEIKKLKNDQLSEIGQCKIDSLDNFEKIKEYKENENIEKTVIIDEKEESKPKYLDLMNVVESKNKKNEKNKIKNNNENKNNKDKYDVEEEKNIIKLDKLSNNNPKMATIIVDTRERGVGRYFLDKANVEFKTLEIGDYILSDRVAIERKTADDFESSIIDKRLFKQLGDLKKYEKPLLIIEGDEFYRLNKNAITGMILSIMVDYGIPIVFTKNVQETVDILVRIAEREQLKEKRPIAIRYGKRPMSTKERQKFLVEGLPDVGPVMAENLLMKFDTVEDVFTASERELMTVEGVGEITAKSIRKVITNKFNKPEYSK, from the coding sequence ATGATTGTAGCAAATGCTTTAAAAACCAATACGCTTTGTGTTTTGGGTACGGGATTGGGAAAAACTGCAATCGCGACATTGACTATTGCCGGTATTTTGCATAAAAAAGGAGGTAAAGCTCTTATTATTGCCCCATCTCGTCCACTTGTTGAGCAACATTTTGAAAGTCTTAAAAAATTCCTAAACGTGCCTGAAGACGAGATATTAATATTAAATGGTAAAGTTCAACCATTAAAACGTCAAGAATTATGGGAAAATGGACGTATATTTATTTCTACGCCCCAAGTAGTAGAAAATGACATAATTGCAACCCGTTTAAATCCCAATGATTTTTCAATACTCGTGGCCGATGAAGCACACCACAGTACGGGCAATCACTCCTATACGTTTGTAGGCAATGTTTTTAGAGAAAAAACCCACGTATTGGGATTAACTGCGTCCCCTGGTTCAAATATTGAAAGAATTCTCGAAGTTTGTGAGAATTTAGGTATTGAACACGTTGAAATACGTACTGAGGACGATTTAGATGTTAAACAGTACATTGCAAAAGCTAAATTAAAACCTAAGCGTGTAGACCTTCCTGATGAATATACGGAAGCTTTAAAATTATTAAAAAAGTCATTAAACGAACGATTAAAAGTACTTAAAGAAAATAACGTAATTTATACAATAAACGTTAATAAAACAGATTTACTAATATTAAATAAAAAAATAATGATGATGGACGATAAAAATAAATTTCAATTATTAAAAATAAACTCTGAAGCCATAAAAATAGATTATTTAATTGAAACACTTGAAACGCAAGGTAAAGATGCGTTTTTGAACTATTATGACAAATTAGCATCTCAAAATACGAAATCTGCAAAAGAGATATATCGAGATAAAGATATAAAAAAGATAGTAAACTCCATCAATGAGACTGATATCGAACATCCTAAGTTAGATACACTTTTAGATGTAGTTTCTGAAGCAGTTGCACAGAAAGAGAAAGTTATAGTCTTTGCACAATATCGAGACACTGTTTCGAAAATTGTTGAAAGTCTAAAAGAGCAAGACATTGAAGCTTTGATGTTTGTAGGTCAAAGCAATAAAGATGGAAAAGGAATGTCTCAGAAAGAACAATCAAAAGCTATTGCTAAATTTAAGAGTGATATAGATGTCTTAGTTTCTACGAGCGTATCTGAAGAAGGTATGGATATTTCTGCGGTTAATTATGTTGTATTTTACGAACCAGTCCCTTCCGAAATTCGATTTATTCAGCGTCGAGGTAGGGTTATGAGGGGAGAAGGTGGTGAAGTAATAATTCTTATTGCAAAGGGGACACGAGACGAGGGTTATTATAGAGCCGCTATTGCCAAAGAGAAGAGTATGAAAAATATCCTCAAGGATATGCAAAAAACACTTAATGAAAAGTTATGTGAGATTAAAAAGCTTAAAAACGACCAATTAAGTGAAATTGGTCAGTGTAAAATTGATAGTCTTGATAATTTTGAAAAAATTAAAGAATATAAAGAAAATGAGAATATTGAAAAAACGGTCATTATTGACGAAAAAGAGGAATCTAAACCTAAATATCTTGATTTAATGAACGTTGTAGAATCTAAAAATAAAAAGAATGAAAAAAATAAAATTAAAAATAATAACGAAAATAAAAATAATAAAGATAAATATGATGTTGAGGAAGAAAAAAATATAATAAAATTGGACAAATTATCAAATAATAATCCCAAAATGGCCACTATAATCGTAGATACTCGAGAAAGGGGTGTGGGAAGATATTTCTTAGATAAGGCAAATGTAGAATTTAAAACTCTTGAAATAGGCGATTATATATTAAGTGATAGAGTTGCAATTGAGAGAAAAACGGCAGACGACTTTGAAAGCTCCATAATTGATAAAAGATTGTTTAAACAGCTTGGAGACTTAAAAAAGTATGAAAAACCTTTATTAATTATAGAAGGGGACGAATTTTATAGATTAAATAAAAATGCGATTACAGGGATGATACTTTCAATTATGGTAGATTATGGGATACCCATAGTATTTACTAAAAATGTTCAGGAAACTGTTGATATACTTGTTAGAATAGCCGAAAGAGAGCAATTAAAAGAAAAAAGACCTATAGCAATTAGATACGGTAAAAGACCGATGTCAACTAAAGAACGCCAGAAATTCCTTGTAGAAGGGCTTCCTGACGTTGGTCCGGTGATGGCTGAAAATCTATTGATGAAATTTGACACTGTAGAAGACGTATTTACGGCTTCGGAGCGGGAATTAATGACTGTTGAGGGAGTTGGGGAGATTACTGCCAAAAGCATTAGAAAGGTAATCACCAATAAATTTAATAAACCAGAATATTCCAAATAA
- the aroD gene encoding type I 3-dehydroquinate dehydratase codes for MELKNNTSFKICTAIIEETVDNSLKFVKNVNNKVYSKNVPDMYEFRLDYLDKSELDIKNIEKILKNESNKIITVRWEWEGGKWNNEKESIVSILDILKRAIELNVEYIDIEYNNLENVKEEIKQYRDSLNSTTKIIVSYHDFNKTDDFSVLKKEIIDKEFVHADIAKIATSVCQNIDNCTILKACSEYESKIIAIGMGELGKITRVYGTQFGSMFTFCTVSKEKASAPGQIHIDDLIEIWNKLYLE; via the coding sequence ATGGAATTAAAAAACAACACATCGTTTAAAATATGCACTGCAATTATAGAAGAAACTGTCGATAACTCGTTAAAATTCGTAAAAAACGTAAATAATAAAGTATATTCTAAAAATGTACCCGATATGTACGAGTTTAGATTAGATTATTTAGATAAAAGCGAATTGGATATTAAAAATATTGAAAAAATATTGAAAAATGAAAGTAATAAAATAATTACAGTTCGATGGGAGTGGGAAGGTGGAAAGTGGAATAATGAAAAAGAAAGTATTGTGAGTATTTTAGATATATTAAAGCGTGCAATAGAGCTTAATGTAGAATATATAGATATAGAGTATAACAATTTAGAAAATGTGAAAGAAGAAATTAAACAATATCGAGATTCCTTAAATTCTACAACAAAAATAATAGTTTCTTACCACGATTTTAATAAAACTGATGATTTTTCGGTGTTAAAAAAAGAAATTATTGATAAAGAATTTGTACACGCAGATATAGCAAAAATAGCAACTTCAGTATGTCAAAATATAGACAATTGCACTATTTTGAAAGCTTGTAGTGAATACGAATCTAAAATAATTGCAATAGGTATGGGCGAACTTGGTAAAATTACACGAGTTTATGGGACTCAATTCGGTTCAATGTTTACATTTTGCACCGTTTCAAAAGAAAAAGCTTCAGCACCTGGTCAAATTCATATTGACGATTTAATTGAAATTTGGAATAAATTATATTTAGAATAA
- a CDS encoding DUF371 domain-containing protein has protein sequence MDNKNKENTLKLQFKAMGHKNVKSTHKSTLELTKEDYLTPTGDCIVGINSTVAINDLQKEFKEQLKQGKSLKITLKCKDKETNEIYEDTIISKGSKDLILNHNTDMVIRKSTYICPRTLSINANKSAKDLNRDLIDCLKKENDLLIEFEILEV, from the coding sequence ATGGATAATAAAAACAAAGAAAATACTCTAAAACTCCAATTCAAAGCAATGGGTCATAAAAACGTTAAATCAACACATAAAAGTACATTAGAACTAACAAAAGAAGATTATTTAACACCAACAGGGGACTGCATAGTTGGTATAAATTCAACGGTTGCAATAAATGATTTACAAAAAGAGTTTAAAGAGCAATTAAAACAAGGTAAATCCTTAAAAATTACCTTAAAATGTAAAGATAAAGAAACAAACGAAATTTACGAAGATACCATAATTTCAAAAGGTTCAAAAGATTTGATACTAAACCATAACACAGATATGGTAATACGAAAAAGTACGTACATATGTCCAAGAACTTTATCGATAAACGCCAATAAAAGTGCAAAAGACTTAAACAGGGATTTAATAGACTGTTTAAAAAAAGAAAATGATTTATTAATTGAATTTGAAATTTTAGAGGTATAA
- the dapF gene encoding diaminopimelate epimerase, with the protein MNLEFTKMHALGNDYIVFNELDGIIVPEELKGEFSNKICKRGFSVGADGVIFVQVPSTADYDADVRFRIFNSDGSEAEMCGNGIRCFSKYVHERTNFKNNPLKVQSEGGLRISEMEFNESNNEVVKNVRVYMGNPKYAMKDIPMIIEEIGEDLEFMNLELPVNCECLKKIGKEALKLSVANVGNPHTVIILQENDLNVEFIRKNLNELGAYMECHSAFPEKINVHFINLLNEKEIQIITWERGAGYTTACGTGTTSSVAICEKLGKTGCKVLAHLDGGDLEIEIMNNGNDIYMKGGAEISYDGILKNL; encoded by the coding sequence ATGAATTTAGAATTTACAAAAATGCACGCACTTGGAAATGATTATATAGTATTTAATGAATTGGATGGTATAATAGTTCCCGAAGAGTTAAAAGGGGAATTTTCAAATAAAATATGTAAAAGGGGTTTTTCAGTTGGTGCGGATGGAGTAATATTCGTACAAGTGCCTTCAACCGCCGATTATGACGCAGACGTTAGATTTAGGATATTTAACAGTGATGGAAGCGAAGCGGAAATGTGTGGAAATGGTATCAGGTGCTTTTCAAAATATGTGCACGAAAGAACCAATTTTAAAAATAATCCTTTGAAAGTTCAGAGTGAAGGCGGTTTAAGAATTTCTGAAATGGAATTCAATGAATCAAATAACGAAGTTGTAAAAAACGTTAGGGTGTATATGGGCAATCCAAAATATGCTATGAAAGATATACCAATGATTATTGAGGAAATTGGCGAAGATTTGGAATTTATGAACTTAGAACTTCCAGTAAATTGCGAATGTCTTAAAAAAATTGGCAAAGAAGCTTTAAAACTTAGTGTGGCAAACGTAGGAAATCCTCACACTGTCATAATTCTTCAAGAGAACGATTTAAATGTAGAATTCATACGTAAAAACTTAAATGAATTAGGCGCATACATGGAATGTCATTCTGCATTCCCTGAAAAGATAAATGTACACTTTATTAACTTGCTTAATGAAAAAGAGATTCAAATAATCACCTGGGAAAGAGGAGCCGGTTATACGACCGCTTGCGGTACTGGTACAACTTCCTCCGTAGCAATTTGTGAAAAATTAGGTAAAACCGGTTGTAAAGTACTTGCACATCTTGACGGTGGAGACTTAGAAATAGAAATTATGAATAATGGAAACGATATTTATATGAAAGGTGGCGCAGAAATCTCCTACGATGGAATACTTAAAAATTTGTAA
- the asnB gene encoding asparagine synthase (glutamine-hydrolyzing) produces MCSITGVISKDDDPSSSRSTDRLLLTMTKILKHRGQDMSGIMLDDDVIYFKNFNELEYENKNKNMGNSKFNSNHRVSLGHNRLAIVGEAVQPLPNCDETIWIVCNGEVYNYVELNDDLCEKHCFKTDTDTEVILHAYEDHIEDRLDGDFAYAIYDKEKNIVVLRRDLMGVKPLYYTDLENHFIFASEKKALYYILMELENYTYEEAFNSELIKRLNPNSELIYHLDNNEIIIQENLEEIITEYYNYNFNTVNYDYNYCRNELNNVITESVSKRVRGLEKVGIIYSGGVDSTLIAKLASENCNNVILYTVGVEGSEDVYYAEKAAKDLNLKLRKKTLTENDFEKYLLNVANAIDELNVMKLGVGIPIYAASEMAKEDGIKVVLSGQGADELFAGYNRYKRTLTEKGKEGLEKELYDDSMNIYKVNLERDDHCTMANGVELRVPFLDKNVVNVALSMPVEYKITKDEDAENSKNEHWKRILRDVARKHVPEYIADRPKKAAQYGSGSEKTIYKVARNHGYSKKNIENFLKDYVFKKMEANLLPYVIPNNKKFDKSEITINEIKYA; encoded by the coding sequence ATGTGTTCAATAACCGGAGTAATCTCAAAAGATGATGACCCCTCGAGTAGTCGTAGTACAGATAGGCTGCTTTTAACAATGACAAAAATACTGAAGCATCGGGGTCAGGATATGTCAGGTATTATGCTTGATGACGATGTAATCTATTTTAAGAATTTTAATGAATTAGAATATGAAAATAAAAATAAAAATATGGGTAATTCAAAGTTTAATTCAAACCATAGGGTTAGTTTAGGCCACAATAGGCTTGCAATAGTTGGAGAAGCTGTTCAACCTTTACCTAATTGTGATGAAACTATCTGGATTGTATGTAATGGTGAAGTCTACAATTACGTGGAATTAAACGATGATTTATGTGAAAAACACTGTTTTAAAACTGACACAGATACAGAAGTGATACTACACGCATATGAAGACCATATCGAAGATAGACTCGACGGTGATTTCGCATATGCAATATATGACAAGGAAAAAAATATTGTAGTATTACGTAGGGACCTGATGGGCGTCAAACCACTTTATTATACGGATTTAGAAAACCATTTCATATTTGCATCTGAAAAAAAGGCTTTATATTATATTTTGATGGAATTAGAAAATTATACTTATGAAGAAGCGTTTAATTCTGAATTAATAAAGCGTTTAAATCCAAATAGTGAGTTAATTTACCATTTAGATAATAATGAGATAATAATTCAAGAAAATTTGGAAGAAATCATTACAGAATATTATAATTACAATTTTAACACTGTAAATTATGATTATAACTACTGTAGAAACGAGTTGAACAACGTAATCACTGAATCAGTAAGTAAACGTGTTAGGGGCTTGGAAAAAGTAGGTATTATCTATTCTGGCGGTGTAGATAGTACACTTATTGCAAAATTGGCATCAGAAAATTGTAATAATGTAATACTTTATACGGTAGGTGTGGAAGGTTCAGAAGACGTTTATTATGCAGAAAAAGCTGCAAAGGATTTAAATTTAAAACTTAGGAAGAAAACACTTACAGAAAATGATTTTGAGAAATACTTATTAAATGTTGCAAATGCAATCGATGAATTAAATGTAATGAAGCTTGGTGTCGGTATCCCGATATATGCAGCTTCTGAAATGGCAAAAGAAGACGGGATAAAAGTAGTATTGTCAGGACAAGGTGCAGATGAGCTTTTTGCAGGATATAATCGATATAAAAGAACACTTACAGAAAAAGGAAAAGAAGGGCTTGAAAAGGAACTTTATGATGATTCTATGAATATTTACAAGGTTAATTTAGAAAGAGACGACCATTGTACTATGGCAAATGGCGTAGAGCTAAGAGTTCCATTTTTAGATAAAAACGTTGTAAATGTTGCGCTTTCAATGCCTGTAGAATATAAAATTACAAAAGATGAAGATGCTGAAAATAGTAAAAATGAGCACTGGAAGAGGATACTTAGAGACGTTGCAAGGAAACACGTGCCAGAATATATCGCAGACCGTCCAAAAAAAGCAGCACAATATGGAAGTGGAAGTGAAAAAACTATCTACAAAGTTGCGAGAAATCACGGATATTCAAAGAAAAATATTGAAAATTTCCTAAAAGATTACGTATTTAAGAAAATGGAAGCTAATTTATTGCCTTATGTAATACCAAATAATAAAAAATTCGATAAATCGGAAATTACAATCAATGAAATCAAATATGCGTAA
- a CDS encoding dihydroorotate dehydrogenase electron transfer subunit has translation MERPQMCEIKEIIAESPSVKTFILNKEFNFKGGQFAMVWVPEYDEKPFGFSNKNGFSVANVGRTTSKMHEMEEGELLGIRGPYGNGFEAFGDNVIAVAGGIGSAPIIPTVEEFAKQNINITSILGGRTKEELLFLERFKSVSNTIPCTDDGTYGYNGFTTNKLVEVLEKRKEENISTDCIITCGPEIMMKKVVEIAKNYKVPVQLSLERYMKCGIGICGQCSVDDEGYCICKDGPVFWDNKLNMIKEFGKYKRDASGAKI, from the coding sequence ATGGAAAGACCGCAAATGTGCGAGATTAAGGAAATTATAGCAGAAAGCCCCTCTGTAAAAACATTCATATTAAATAAAGAGTTTAACTTCAAAGGTGGACAATTTGCAATGGTTTGGGTACCAGAATACGATGAGAAACCGTTCGGATTTTCAAATAAAAATGGTTTCAGCGTAGCAAATGTTGGAAGAACTACTTCAAAAATGCACGAAATGGAAGAAGGCGAACTTTTAGGTATAAGAGGACCTTATGGAAATGGTTTCGAGGCTTTTGGTGATAATGTAATAGCAGTAGCTGGTGGGATAGGTTCAGCTCCCATAATACCAACTGTTGAAGAGTTTGCAAAGCAAAATATAAACATTACGTCAATTTTGGGCGGTAGGACAAAAGAAGAATTGCTATTCTTAGAACGATTTAAAAGTGTAAGTAATACAATACCTTGTACTGATGACGGAACTTATGGATATAATGGTTTTACGACAAATAAACTTGTGGAAGTTCTCGAAAAACGAAAAGAGGAAAATATTTCAACTGATTGCATAATTACGTGCGGTCCTGAAATTATGATGAAAAAAGTTGTAGAAATTGCTAAGAATTATAAAGTACCTGTTCAATTATCTTTGGAAAGATATATGAAATGTGGTATTGGTATTTGTGGTCAGTGTAGTGTTGATGACGAAGGCTATTGTATATGTAAAGATGGACCCGTATTTTGGGACAATAAATTAAATATGATAAAAGAATTTGGAAAATACAAAAGAGATGCAAGTGGTGCAAAAATTTAA
- a CDS encoding adenosylhomocysteinase: MSNVKDMGLAKEGHMKMEWAKNHMPVLASIREEFKKTKPFKGIKLGMALHLEAKTAILAETLMEGGAEIIITGCNPLSTQDDVAAACVERGMEVYAWRGETNEEYYENLNKVLDAKPDVVIDDGADLIFLLHTKRTELLDSIMGGCEETTTGVIRLKAMAQEGALKFPVINVNDADTKHLFDNRYGTGQSALDGVLRTTNLLMAGKTVVVAGYGWCGRGVAMRADGHGANVIVTEVDPIRALEARMDGYQVMPMCEACKLGDVFITTTGCKDILRTEHFLLMKDGAVLSNAGHFDNEINKNNLNELASEVNVVRNNIEEYKVNNKRIYLLGEGRLVNLACADGHPCEVMDMSFANQALGAKNIVENSKNMENKVYEIPYEQDAKIALLKLKSMGSEIDELTPEQKKYLNDWKEGT, encoded by the coding sequence ATGAGCAATGTAAAAGATATGGGCCTTGCAAAAGAAGGACATATGAAAATGGAGTGGGCAAAAAACCATATGCCAGTTTTAGCTTCCATAAGAGAAGAATTTAAGAAAACAAAACCTTTTAAAGGTATTAAATTAGGTATGGCATTACACCTTGAAGCAAAAACTGCAATACTCGCTGAAACTTTAATGGAAGGCGGTGCTGAAATCATTATTACAGGTTGCAATCCTCTTTCAACCCAAGATGATGTAGCAGCAGCTTGTGTTGAGCGTGGTATGGAAGTTTACGCTTGGAGAGGCGAAACAAACGAAGAATACTACGAAAACTTAAACAAAGTTTTAGATGCTAAACCAGACGTAGTTATTGACGACGGTGCAGATTTAATCTTCTTATTACACACAAAAAGAACTGAATTATTAGACAGTATAATGGGCGGTTGTGAGGAAACTACAACTGGTGTAATTAGATTAAAAGCAATGGCACAAGAAGGAGCTTTAAAATTCCCTGTAATCAACGTTAATGATGCAGACACAAAACACTTATTTGATAACAGGTATGGTACCGGACAAAGTGCACTCGATGGTGTTTTAAGAACTACAAATCTTTTAATGGCTGGAAAAACTGTAGTAGTAGCAGGATACGGCTGGTGCGGTAGGGGTGTAGCTATGAGGGCAGACGGACACGGAGCAAATGTAATCGTGACTGAAGTAGACCCTATTAGAGCACTTGAAGCAAGAATGGACGGATACCAAGTAATGCCAATGTGTGAAGCTTGTAAATTAGGAGATGTATTTATTACAACAACAGGATGTAAAGATATTTTAAGAACTGAACACTTCTTATTAATGAAAGATGGCGCAGTTTTATCAAATGCAGGACACTTTGATAATGAAATTAACAAAAATAACTTAAATGAATTAGCAAGTGAAGTAAACGTTGTAAGAAACAACATCGAAGAGTACAAAGTAAACAACAAGAGAATTTACTTATTAGGTGAGGGAAGACTCGTAAATTTAGCTTGTGCAGATGGACACCCTTGTGAAGTAATGGATATGAGTTTTGCAAACCAAGCTTTAGGTGCAAAAAATATCGTTGAAAACAGTAAAAATATGGAAAATAAAGTTTACGAAATCCCTTACGAGCAAGATGCAAAGATAGCACTCTTAAAATTAAAATCAATGGGTTCGGAAATCGATGAATTAACCCCTGAGCAGAAAAAGTATTTAAATGACTGGAAAGAAGGAACTTAA
- the dapB gene encoding 4-hydroxy-tetrahydrodipicolinate reductase → MIKIAVTGAVGRMGSGIIKNILENDDMELVAGIEAPGNPKKDMDIGEVIGVGKIGVIVSTADDLEKVLSEAKPDVLIDFTAPAPCVNTVKTASKLGVNLVIGTTGFTEEQRAEMETAIKENGVSAVISQNYAIGVNIFFKTLELLADKLSSYDIEIIEMHHKHKKDAPSGTALRAAEIIQNNLNRDSNLIYGREGLTGARTKEEICIHALRGGDVVGDHTVVFAEDGERLELTHKASSRQAFISGVMIATRYISDKKEGIYNTFDVLGLNE, encoded by the coding sequence ATGATAAAAATAGCAGTTACTGGTGCCGTTGGTAGAATGGGAAGCGGTATAATAAAAAATATTTTAGAAAATGATGACATGGAATTAGTTGCAGGTATTGAAGCACCGGGTAATCCAAAAAAAGATATGGACATTGGTGAAGTAATCGGTGTTGGAAAAATCGGAGTAATAGTTAGTACAGCTGATGACTTAGAAAAAGTACTTAGTGAAGCTAAACCTGATGTACTCATTGATTTTACAGCTCCAGCTCCTTGTGTTAATACAGTTAAAACAGCTTCAAAATTAGGCGTAAACTTAGTAATTGGAACTACAGGATTTACAGAAGAACAAAGAGCTGAAATGGAAACTGCCATTAAAGAAAATGGTGTTTCAGCAGTAATTTCCCAAAATTACGCCATTGGTGTTAACATCTTCTTCAAAACATTAGAATTATTGGCTGACAAATTAAGTAGCTATGATATAGAAATCATAGAAATGCATCACAAACACAAAAAAGATGCGCCAAGTGGAACAGCTTTAAGAGCTGCTGAAATCATACAAAACAACCTCAACAGAGATTCAAACCTTATATATGGAAGAGAAGGTTTGACCGGTGCGAGAACTAAAGAAGAAATTTGCATTCACGCTTTAAGAGGTGGGGATGTAGTCGGAGACCACACCGTGGTATTTGCTGAAGATGGTGAAAGATTAGAACTAACCCATAAAGCAAGTAGTAGACAAGCGTTCATATCTGGCGTAATGATTGCTACAAGATACATTTCTGACAAAAAAGAAGGCATATACAATACTTTTGACGTATTAGGACTTAATGAATAA
- the trmY gene encoding tRNA (pseudouridine(54)-N(1))-methyltransferase TrmY encodes MKEFILKANKSATSGDINIKDLPGSAGRLDLVCRCVNSSFFLSHDLRRDTVFYSVHYGEPNPPIALKFIGDELKRLSPDERSIALFIKKALEKDSSKLWKESTAGIYTAKQEFRDLILEKKNENYRIFYLHLNGKPLEECNLKLNDDDDEDILFVLGDHIGIGEDDEKFLDELGAERISLSPVELHADHCIILVHNALDKLKNNE; translated from the coding sequence TTGAAAGAATTTATACTTAAAGCCAATAAATCAGCCACTTCGGGGGATATCAATATTAAAGATTTACCCGGAAGTGCTGGTCGATTGGATTTAGTTTGCAGGTGCGTAAATAGTTCATTCTTCCTATCTCACGATTTAAGAAGAGATACGGTATTTTATAGTGTTCATTATGGAGAACCTAATCCACCTATTGCACTAAAATTTATAGGCGATGAATTAAAGCGATTAAGTCCAGATGAAAGAAGTATTGCTCTTTTTATAAAAAAAGCTCTTGAAAAAGACAGTTCTAAATTATGGAAAGAAAGTACTGCTGGAATTTATACGGCTAAACAGGAATTTCGAGACTTAATTCTTGAAAAAAAGAACGAAAACTACAGAATATTTTATTTGCATTTGAATGGGAAGCCTCTTGAAGAATGTAATTTAAAATTAAACGATGATGACGATGAAGATATATTGTTTGTACTTGGCGACCATATTGGTATTGGCGAAGACGACGAGAAGTTTTTAGATGAATTAGGAGCTGAAAGAATTTCCTTATCACCAGTAGAATTGCACGCCGACCATTGTATAATTTTAGTACATAATGCGTTGGATAAATTAAAAAATAATGAATAA
- a CDS encoding chemotaxis protein CheW, translating into MEDIPKVVVFKLSTNEYGLRVNEVREVLKLQDITAIPNTPSYISGVTNIRGEIMPIIDLRKKLNLFDSMDTPDGDMLVMVVEIDGIPIGILVDFVSDVMQISSENIEEIEGIKKNSNGEYIEGIAKIGNRLIIILNIKNLIDPQEF; encoded by the coding sequence ATGGAAGATATTCCAAAAGTTGTAGTATTCAAACTCTCTACAAACGAATATGGTTTAAGAGTTAATGAAGTAAGAGAAGTTTTAAAACTTCAAGATATTACGGCAATCCCTAATACACCAAGCTACATTTCTGGCGTAACAAATATTAGGGGCGAAATTATGCCTATAATAGATTTAAGGAAAAAATTAAATCTATTTGATAGTATGGACACCCCTGACGGCGATATGTTAGTTATGGTTGTTGAAATAGACGGCATACCTATCGGAATTTTAGTTGATTTCGTAAGCGACGTAATGCAAATTTCCTCCGAAAACATTGAAGAAATTGAAGGAATTAAGAAAAATTCAAATGGCGAATACATTGAAGGAATTGCTAAAATTGGCAATAGATTAATAATCATATTAAATATTAAAAATTTAATTGACCCCCAGGAGTTTTAA